One window from the genome of Dioscorea cayenensis subsp. rotundata cultivar TDr96_F1 chromosome 3, TDr96_F1_v2_PseudoChromosome.rev07_lg8_w22 25.fasta, whole genome shotgun sequence encodes:
- the LOC120253214 gene encoding uncharacterized WD repeat-containing protein C2A9.03-like encodes MIGMADDFEMEELDDEMDEEFHGQGLGESDSDEDDHDHIDGRAMDILSTDVRRGKDIQGIPWNQLSITREKYRQTRLEQYKNYENVLHSGLQSAKDCKPSKKGGLFYDFQRNTRSVKSTILHFQLRNLVWATTKHDVYLMSHFSVLHWSAITSEKCEIMNLSGHVAPSEKHPGSLLEGFVQTQVSSLAVKNNLVVVGGFQGELICKALDRKGISFCCRMTYNDNSITNALEIYDSASGAPHFVASNNDCSVRDYDMEKFQLSQLLDFPWPVNHTSLSPNGKLLVIVGDNPQGLLVDAQTGKIVHEMHGHLDYSFASAWHPNGQIFATGNQDRTCRVWDVRNLSKAVTVLGGNLGAIRSIRFTEDGRFMAMAEPADFVHIFDTGSGFERRQELDFFGEVSGISFSPDTEAFFVGVWDRSYGSLLQYGRRRYCSYLDSFV; translated from the exons ATGATAGGTATGGCAGATGATTTTGAAATGGAAGAGCTGGATGATGAAATGGATGAAGAGTTTCATGGACAAGGTTTAGGGGAATCAGACTCCGACGAGGACGATCATGACCACATT GATGGTAGGGCAATGGATATTTTATCCACTGATGTGAGAAGAGGAAAGGATATCCAAGGCATACCTTGGAATCAACTAAGCATCACAAGGGAGAAGTATCGGCAAACCAGATTAGAACAATACAAGAATTACGAAAACGTTCTCCATTCTGGACTACAGTCAGCAAAG GATTGCAAACCGTCAAAGAAAGGAGGTTTGTTTTATGACTTTCAGCGAAATACAAGATCTGTGAAGTCAACTATCCTTCATTTCCAA CTGAGGAATCTTGTTTGGGCTACAACTAAACATGACGTTTATCTTATGTCACACTTCTCTGTCCTTCATTGGTCAGCGATAACTAGTGAAAAGTGTGAAATCATGAACTTGTCTGGGCATGTGGCTCCCTCTGAG AAACACCCAGGAAGTTTATTAGAAGGGTTTGTACAAACTCAAGTTAGTTCATTGGCTGTGAAGAATAATTTGGTTGTAGTTGGTGGATTCCAGGGAGAACTCATCTGTAAA GCTTTAGATCGAAAAGGAATAAGCTTTTGCTGCCGAATGACATACAATGACAATTCAATTACAAATGCTCTGGAAATTTATGACAGTGctag TGGTGCTCCTCATTTTGTGGCTTCAAACAATGACTGTAGTGTAAGAGACTATGACATGGAGAAATTTCAGCTTTCCCAGCTTCTTGATTTTCCATGGCCAGTGAAT CATACATCGCTTAGTCCCAACGGAAAGCTTCTTGTCATTGTGGGAGACAACCCTCAAGGTTTACTGGTGGATGCTCAAACCGGAAAG ATTGTCCATGAGATGCATGGTCACTTGGACTACTCTTTTGCATCAGCTTGGCATCCCAATGGCCAGATTTTTGCCACTGGTAATCAGGACAGGACTTGCCGTGTTTGGGATGTTcgaaacctctccaaagccgtAACAGTACTGGGAGGCAATCTTGGAGCGATAAGATCCATCCGTTTCACTGAGGATGGAAGGTTCATGGCAATGGCAGAACCTGCAGACTTTGTTCACATCTTCGATACAGGGAGTGGATTTGAGAGACGACAAGAGCTGGATTTCTTCGGCGAAGTCTCCGGCATTTCATTCAGTCCTGATACTGAAGCTTTCTTTGTCGGAGTTTGGGATCGCAGTTACGGTAGTCTCCTGCAGTACGGCCGCCGTCGATACTGCTCTTATCTTGACTCATTCGTGTGA
- the LOC120253224 gene encoding GPI-anchored protein LLG1-like codes for MGLDDGLVLRVVLFLIFTGFGAASTFISDDVLHSNGLTGRSLLQTKTNCPLNFEFMNYTIITSKCKGPRYPADLCCGALTEFACPYAAELNDLTNNCASTMFSYLNIRARYPPGLFSSECKGGKDGLICPAAGPQSAENSNSGSCRKNQKLFALITIVSGFMSFFLVYFNGV; via the exons ATGGGTTTGGATGATGGGCTGGTATTGCGGGTGGTGTTGTTCTTGATTTTCACTGGATTTGGAGCTGCCTCTACTTTCATTTCTG ATGATGTGCTGCATAGCAATGGATTGACTGGCCGGAGTCTTTTGCAGACGAAGACGA ATTGCCCTCTAAACTTCGAGTTCATGAACTACACTATAATCACAAGCAAATGCAAAGGACCGCGGTACCCCGCCGATCTCTGCTGCGGAGCTCTAACGGAATTTGCATGCCCGTATGCCGCTGAACTCAATGATCTCACAAATAACTGCGCATCGACTATGTTTAGTTACCTTAACATCCGCGCACGTTACCCGCCGGGTCTGTTTTCAAGCGAGTGCAAAGGTGGAAAAGACGGCctcatttgtcctgcggccgGGCCACAGAGTGCAGAAAATAGTAACTCAGGCTCTTGCCGGAAAAATCAGAAACTCTTTGCTCTCATAACCATTGTTTCTGGATTCATGTCATTCTTCTTAGTATATTTCAATGGTGTTTGa
- the LOC120253199 gene encoding phosphatidylinositol/phosphatidylcholine transfer protein SFH13-like yields MSLEHVEGPELYLVQDEIRERRSDVENSEDERRRTKIGSLKKKALNASSKITHSLKKRGKRKIDYRVSSVSIEDIRDAEEERAVHAFRQELIARDLLPEKHDDYHMLLRFLKARKFDFEKASEMWAEMLRWRKEFGTDTILEDFEYEELEEVLQNYPQCYHGVDKGGRPVYIEKIGAIDHSRLMRITTLERYMKYHVQEFERAFLERFPACSIAAKKHIDSTTSILDAHGLGIKSLNKTIIDIVRAVQKMDGDYYPETLNEMFIINAGHSFKLFWNTLKGFLDPKTVSKIHVIGSKYQSRLLEVIDASQLPESLGGSCTCSDQGGCFRSNKGPWNDPIIVKLARNADATFVREIRLVPDGERKSELYPRLRPLKAKGRFSDTSTAESGSDVDDLGSPVLSRIADFTRLAPVHEEVRSRDTTAYYSCDDNFVVVDKTIDNGRGSAASVSTSIGLKDKRRAYVNGTSCSPGNSVLDRCMTTKADVEEGCLRYLARTLVAFLVKVLSFVHIFVQRRERLENVHPSDTLVPAADEQPIAEPAADAAKEDPVTPCLERLQRLETMLHELNNKPAEIPVDKDHMLLESWERIKSIECDLDRTKKVLHATVIKQVEIQDTLESVQESSARKKKFCLT; encoded by the exons ATGTCTT TAGAACATGTTGAAGGGCCTGAATTGTATTTAGTTCAAGATGAGATAAGGGAGAGAAGATCAGATGTAGAAAACTCTGAAGATGAGAGGAGGAGGACAAAAATTGGGTCCCTCAAGAAGAAGGCATTGAATGCATCCTCGAAAATTACCCATTCTCTGAAGAAGCGAGGTAAGAGGAAGATTGATTACCGGGTGTCATCAGTGTCCATTGAGGACATACGAGATGCAGAAGAGGAGCGGGCTGTTCATGCATTCCGGCAAGAGCTTATTGCCAGAGACCTCCTGCCTGAGAAGCATGATGACTATCACATGTTACTAAG GTTTCTGAAAGCTAGGAAATTTGACTTTGAGAAAGCAAGTGAAATGTGGGCAGAGATGCTTCGTTGGCGAAAAGAGTTTGGGACTGATACCATATTGGAG GATTTTGAATATGAAGAACTTGAGGAAGTTCTACAAAATTATCCCCAATGTTATCATGGAGTTGACAAAGGTGGAAGACCTGTCTACATTGAAAAAATTGGAGCAATTGACCATAGCAGGCTTATGCGCATCACTACACTTGAACGTTATATGAAGTATCATGTGCAAGAGTTTGAGAGGGCCTTCCTTGAAAGATTTCCTGCTTGTTCAATTGCTGCTAAGAAGCACATTGACTCCACAACCTCAATTTTGGATGCTCATGGACTG GGAATAAAGTCTCTCAACAAGACAATTATAGATATTGTTCGAGCTGTTCAAAAAATGGATGGTGATTACTATCCAGAG ACACTCAATGAAATGTTCATCATTAATGCTGGACATTCTTTCAAACTATTCTGGAACACTTTGAAAGGCTTTCTTGACCCTAAGACGGTTTCGAAAATTCAT GTAATCGGGAGCAAATATCAGAGCAGATTACTAGAAGTCATTGACGCAAG CCAACTACCAGAATCCTTGGGTGGCTCATGCACATGCTCTGACCAGGGAGGATGTTTTAGATCCAACAAAGGGCCTTGGAATGACCCTATCATTGTTAAG CTTGCGAGGAATGCTGATGCTACATTTGTGAGGGAAATAAGGCTGGTACCAGATGGTGAACGGAAAAGTGAGTTATACCCTAGGTTACGACCATTAAAGGCAAAG GGAAGGTTTAGTGATACATCAACAGCTGAATCAGGATCGGATGTTGATGATCTTGGTTCCCCTGTATTATCTAGGATAGCAGATTTCACTCGTTTGGCTCCAGTGCATGAAGAA GTTAGGTCAAGGGATACCACAGCTTACTATAGTTGTGATGACAATTTTGTTGTGGTTGATAAAACTATAGACAATGGTCGAGGATCAGCTGCTTCTGTGAGTACAAGCATAGGACTGAAAGATAAGAGGCGCGCATATGTCAATGGAACATCTTGTTCTCCAG GCAATTCAGTTTTAGACAGGTGTATGACCACCAAAGCTGACGTGGAGGAAGGGTGTTTGCGATATCTTGCAAGGACACTTGTGGCATTCTTGGTCAAAGTTCTGTCCTTCGTTCACATTTTTGTTCAAAGACGTGAAAGGTTGGAAAATGTCCATCCTTCAGACACATTAGTCCCTGCTGCAGATGAACAACCAATTGCAGAACCAGCTGCAGATGCTGCCAAGGAAGACCCTGTAACTCCTTGCTTGGAGCGTCTTCAAAGGCTGGAGACCATGCTCCATGAACTTAACAATAAGCCTGCTGAGATTCCTGTGGATAAAGATCACATGCTCCTTGAATCTTGGGAAAGGATAAAATCAATCGAGTGTGACCTCGATAGGACAAAGAAA GTACTGCATGCCACTGTCATAAAGCAGGTGGAGATTCAAGATACATTAGAATCCGTGCAGGAGTCTAGTGCGAGG aaaaagaaattttgctTAACATAG
- the LOC120253189 gene encoding probable disease resistance RPP8-like protein 4: MAEAAVGFVVRKLGELLAQEAINLYGVRDQVEWLQRELGRMQCFLKDADAKKNKGDDERVKHWVTEMRDLAFDAEDAIDTFMYYKLRTPERDGCIGFIERLVFIFDELINRHKVHVDVQGIKTRLQELSQTREVYGISNIGETIGTTSQPRSQNVIPMLPQLRDDIVMVGFDDEKKKIVQELVDINNTNQSVISIVGMGGLGKTTLAKSVYNDFEVKRSFDMFAWVIISQQYTILEILKGILSEKSETPSEDTIQNLSIKVFDKLKKGKYLVVLDDVWKVDVWNELLKVFPDANNGSRVIITTRFENVINIADPTTKLHKLRYLNEKESRELFFRKAFPRQDIETCCPTDLVEYAHQLVQRCGGLPLALVVLGGLVSIKPQTQDAWRKVVESMKGQFVEGGKRCLEIIALSYNDLPYYLKSCFLYFGCFGEDMIISAKMIIRLWSAEGFLPTKNGKTTEEIGLDCLEELAQRCLIQFIKRKYDDSVSEFRIHDLLRDLCISEAKENKYFEIYKSNDTVDYVTMSNAARRLVICNEIGILNYSNSKLRGLFCGLYNCIPPHFRALKGQLDRFKLLRVLHLNTLGMSEFPSEIKSLIHLRYLAFIEAYLKEVPSWIGHLRNLQTFILLNDGGLEKISDSLWTIGNLRHFYLESASRVPPPNMGNNVPKNLQTLEGVNAGSWIGHTLPKLTNLCELGIQSVSNDHADALSSSLKKLGRLASLSIHGAYGDEIPLDNIITAFSNQHCLKKLYLEGSLNCKQLPPNDVFPQQLVDLQLFYSKLEQDPMATLEKLPCLKYLYLYDAYRGKEMICSATSFPQLLSLKILGELEEWKMEENSMSCLKFLGIYGCKRLKMIPEGLKNVRLDQLHFIYMPEEFMNRIKENTGEDWYKIQHVPNIDIIN; this comes from the exons ATGGCTGAAGCTGCAGTGGGTTTTGTAGTCCGGAAACTTGGTGAACTTTTAGCTCAAGAAGCCATCAATTTATATGGAGTGAGGGATCAAGTGGAGTGGTTGCAACGAGAACTGGGGAGAATGCAGTGCTTCTTAAAGGATGCAGATGCAAAGAAGAACAAGGGTGATGATGAGAGGGTCAAGCACTGGGTCACAGAGATGAGAGACCTTGCTTTTGATGCTGAGGACGCTATTGACACTTTCATGTATTACAAGCTCCGAACACCAGAGAGGGATGGCTGCATTGGCTTCATTGAGAG GCTAGTGTTTATATTTGATGAATTGATCAATAGACACAAGGTTCATGTGGATGTTCAAGGGATAAAAACTAGGTTGCAGGAGCTATCTCAAACTAGAGAAGTATATGGCATTTCTAATATAGGTGAAACAATTGGCACAACTAGTCAGCCTAGAAGTCAAAATGTGATCCCTATGTTGCCTCAACTGAGAGATGACATTGTTATGGTTGGctttgatgatgagaagaaaaagattgtGCAAGAGTTGGTTGACATAAACAATACAAATCAGTCAGTGATCTCTATTGTGGGTATGGGTGGTCTGGGAAAGACCACACTTGCTAAATCTGTTTATAATGATTTTGAAGTCAAGAGAAGTTTTGATATGTTTGCATGGGTAATCATATCTCAACAATATACCATCCTTGAGATTTTGAAGGGAATCTTGTCAGAAAAATCAGAAACTCCATCAGAAGATACAATCCAAAACCTCTCAATAAaagtttttgataaattaaagaaaGGCAAGTACTTGGTTgttcttgatgatgtttggaaAGTAGATGTATGGAATGAATTATTAAAAGTCTTTCCAGATGCTAATAATGGAAGCAGAGTTATTATCACCACCCGCTTCGAAAATGTCATTAATATTGCAGATCCTACCACCAAACTTCATAAACTGCGTTACCTAAATGAAAAGGAGAGTCGGGAGTTGTTTTTTCGCAAGGCCTTCCCAAGACAAGATATTGAAACATGTTGCCCGACAGATTTGGTTGAGTATGCTCATCAACTTGTTCAAAGGTGCGGGGGTCTACCACTAGCACTAGTAGTCCTTGGAGGACTTGtctcaattaaaccacaaacccAAGATGCATGGCGGAAAGTTGTTGAGAGCATGAAAGGGCAATTTGTGGAAGGTGGAAAAAGGTGTTTAGAAATAATTGCATTGAGTTACAATGATTTGCCATATTACTtgaaatcatgttttctttattttggttgctTTGGAGAGGATATGATAATTTCTGCAAAAATGATAATTAGATTGTGGTCGGCAGAAGGTTTCTTACCAACAAAAAATGGGAAGACCACAGAAGAAATTGGATTGGATTGTCTGGAGGAGTTGGCACAAAGATGTTTGATCCAATTTATCAAACGAAAATATGATGATAGTGTAAGTGAATTTCGAATCCATGATCTCTTGCGTGATTTGTGCATCAGTGAAGCCAAAGAGaacaaatattttgaaatctACAAGAGTAATGACACTGTAGATTATGTGACAATGTCAAATGCAGCCCGACGACTAGTCATATGTAATGAGATTGGCATTCTAAACTATTCTAACTCAAAGTTGCGGGGTCTATTCTGTGGCCTATATAATTGTATTCCTCCCCATTTCAGAGCTTTGAAAGGGCAGCTTGACagatttaaattattaagagTGCTTCATTTGAATACTTTGGGTATGTCGGAATTTCCAAGTGAAATCAAATCATTGATTCATTTAAGATATCTTGCCTTCATCGAAGCGTATCTGAAGGAAGTTCCATCATGGATTGGTCATCTCCGCAATCTCCAaacttttattcttttaaatgATGGAGGTTTAGAGAAGATATCAGATTCACTCTGGACAATTGGAAATCTCAGGCATTTTTATCTAGAAAGCGCATCGAGGGTTCCTCCACCAAATATGGGAAATAATGTACCAAAGAATTTACAGACTTTAGAGGGGGTAAATGCTGGATCATGGATAGGGCATACACTTCCAAAGCTCACGAACCTATGTGAATTGGGAATTCAAAGCGTCTCTAATGATCATGCCGATGCCCTATCTTCATCACTTAAGAAATTGGGTCGTCTTGCCTCCTTATCTATACATGGAGCCTATGGAGATGAAATTCCTTTGGACAACATCATTACAGCCTTTTCCAATCAACACTGCCTCAAGAAATTGTATCTCGAAGGAAGTTTGAACTGCAAACAACTTCCACCTAATGATGTATTTCCCCAACAACTAGTGGACCTACAATTGTTTTATTCTAAATTGGAGCAAGACCCAATGGCAACACTAGAAAAGCTGCCATGTCTCAAATATCTATATCTCTATGATGCATATAGAGGCAAAGAGATGATATGCTCGGCAACAAGTTTCCCTCAACTGTTATCCTTGAAAATTCTTGGTGAACTCGAGGAGTGGAAGATGGAGGAGAATTCAATGTCATGCCTCAAGTTTTTAGGGATCTACGGATGTAAAAGGTTGAAGATGATTCCAGAAGGACTGAAGAATGTGCGACTTGATCAAttgcattttatatatatgccTGAAGAATTCATGAATAGGATTAAGGAGAATACAGGAGAAGACTGGTACAAGATACAACATGTGCCCAACATCgacatcattaattaa
- the LOC120256751 gene encoding uncharacterized protein LOC120256751 isoform X1, translating into MVKESFAVVKRSDDPYSDFRRSMTEMIVEKELYEPPALEELLHCLLSLNSRHHHRTIISTFSEIWDALFPKPLRRGRHQRSKKSAGSFAHFPHRPRPQGCWISISSGPRKALIPSACMHQRSKKSQRRRFASVKVINEIIGLDKEWRQHQFELEILRKDFNRINKDVAHLKIVKEDATEMINSTNGNKKLTAEKEIEVQQAKVALDSKLEIIGNLVHDSVLVSSDEANNEIV; encoded by the exons ATGGTTAAGGAGAGCTTCGCAGTGGTGAAGAGATCCGACGATCCGTACTCTGATTTCCGGCGATCCATGACGGAGATGATTGTGGAGAAGGAGTTGTACGAGCCCCCTGCTTTAGAGGAGCTCTTGCATTGCCTTCTCTCTCTCAACTCTCGCCATCACCACCGCACCATCATCTCCACCTTCTCCGAGATCTGGGATGCTCTCTTTCCAAAACCCTTGAG aagaggTCGGCATCAGCGCTCAAAGAAGTCTGCGGGCTCATTTGCGCATTTTCCTCATCGACCACGACCGCAGGGATGCTGGATATCAATATCTTCAGGGCCAAGAAAGGCTTTGATTCCGAGCGCATGTATGCATCAGCGCTCAAAGAAGTCTCAGCGCCGCCGTTTCGCCAGTGTCAAGGTCATCAACGAGATCATTGGCCTTGACAAAGAATGGCGGCAAC ATCAATTTGAGTTGGAGATTCTTAGAAAAGACTTCAATCGAATCAACAAGGATGTTGCACATCTCAAAATT GTGAAGGAGGATGCGACGGAGATGATAAACAGCACTAATGGAAACAAGAAATTGACTGCGGAGAAGGAGATTGAGGTTCAACAGGCGAAGGTTGCACTTGATTCTAAGCTCGAGATAATTGGCAATCTTGTGCATGACTCTGTTCTTGTTAGCAGTGATGAG GCAAACAATGAAATAGTTTGA
- the LOC120256751 gene encoding uncharacterized protein LOC120256751 isoform X2, with translation MVKESFAVVKRSDDPYSDFRRSMTEMIVEKELYEPPALEELLHCLLSLNSRHHHRTIISTFSEIWDALFPKPLRGRHQRSKKSAGSFAHFPHRPRPQGCWISISSGPRKALIPSACMHQRSKKSQRRRFASVKVINEIIGLDKEWRQHQFELEILRKDFNRINKDVAHLKIVKEDATEMINSTNGNKKLTAEKEIEVQQAKVALDSKLEIIGNLVHDSVLVSSDEANNEIV, from the exons ATGGTTAAGGAGAGCTTCGCAGTGGTGAAGAGATCCGACGATCCGTACTCTGATTTCCGGCGATCCATGACGGAGATGATTGTGGAGAAGGAGTTGTACGAGCCCCCTGCTTTAGAGGAGCTCTTGCATTGCCTTCTCTCTCTCAACTCTCGCCATCACCACCGCACCATCATCTCCACCTTCTCCGAGATCTGGGATGCTCTCTTTCCAAAACCCTTGAG aggTCGGCATCAGCGCTCAAAGAAGTCTGCGGGCTCATTTGCGCATTTTCCTCATCGACCACGACCGCAGGGATGCTGGATATCAATATCTTCAGGGCCAAGAAAGGCTTTGATTCCGAGCGCATGTATGCATCAGCGCTCAAAGAAGTCTCAGCGCCGCCGTTTCGCCAGTGTCAAGGTCATCAACGAGATCATTGGCCTTGACAAAGAATGGCGGCAAC ATCAATTTGAGTTGGAGATTCTTAGAAAAGACTTCAATCGAATCAACAAGGATGTTGCACATCTCAAAATT GTGAAGGAGGATGCGACGGAGATGATAAACAGCACTAATGGAAACAAGAAATTGACTGCGGAGAAGGAGATTGAGGTTCAACAGGCGAAGGTTGCACTTGATTCTAAGCTCGAGATAATTGGCAATCTTGTGCATGACTCTGTTCTTGTTAGCAGTGATGAG GCAAACAATGAAATAGTTTGA